From the Lathyrus oleraceus cultivar Zhongwan6 chromosome 4, CAAS_Psat_ZW6_1.0, whole genome shotgun sequence genome, one window contains:
- the LOC127075310 gene encoding uncharacterized protein LOC127075310, producing MPRGRSKKSLKTTESESESVSKPKKPHFMDHEIQALERQIGEIRAVKEVKTEHLLTDLRLLRLCFSEEQLQKPVLEILEQTLPNLSLVNDKGSNKFEVTWKDKASMTTHSNLGDIHASLLQRLSMAYPHCPSSIPPFAGVFEYSSDALGRTSFIDAGNPYLKDFVLEEPSEAPSFAMQEGLQTPGVSSQRISVGMTPKTLRVPKPGEMLLSVHGSPLGVYKDNNMEAIHELEEG from the exons ATGCCAAGGGGTAGATCCAAGAAAAGCCTTAAAACAACGGAATCGGAATCGGAATCGGTATCTAAACCCAAGAAACCTCACTTCATGGACCACGAAATCCAAG CATTGGAGCGACAAATTGGTGAGATTAGGGCCGTTAAGGAGGTTAAAACCGAACACTTGTTAACAGATTTGCGACTGCTTCGCTTATGTTTCAGCGAGGAACAGCTCCAGAAACCTGTCTTAGAGATTTTGGAACAAACTCTTCCAAATTTGTCTCTTGTGAATGATAAAGGTAGTAACAAATTTGAAGTGACATGGAAAGATAAAGCGTCTATGACCACACACAGTAACCTTGGTGATATACATGCTTCGTTGCTTCAAAGGTTGTCCATGGCTTATCCTCACTGCCCCTCTTCCATTCCTCCTTTTGCTGGTGTCTTTGAATATTCTTCCGATGCACTAG GGAGAACAAGTTTTATTGATGCTGGTAATCCATATTTGAAGGATTTT GTTTTGGAGGAGCCATCTGAAGCCCCGAGTTTTGCAATGCAAGAAGGTCTTCAGACTCCCGGC GTGAGTAGTCAGAGGATATCTGTTGGGATGACGCCCAAAACACTTAGGGTTCCCAAGCCTGGCGAGATGCTTCTCTCTGTCCATGGATCACCCCTAGGTGTTTACAAGGACAATAACATGGAAGCCATACATG AGCTGGAGGAGGGTTAA
- the LOC127075311 gene encoding protein GRAVITROPIC IN THE LIGHT 1 produces MESVKPSAVTPRKSKLSRTLSKVLRVKSMTGIAQVEGLQNVKVDEGNMTHSEEDEELEKKLVVEALVSRVFASISTIKASYAQLQYAQSPYDPDGIQDADKLLVSELKTLSELKQCWFRKQFHFDPSPEGAIVAAESKELKSVIKTYKIMGKKFESQTRLKDSEIMFLKEKLDEANKQNKSIEKRLNQNSSLSSLDNLHISGLSPTHFISVLRHTVKSIRSFVKLLVNEMRSAGWDIDASVNAIVGENVIYLKEDHKCYAIESFVCREMFDSFNFPNYNLRPTEFLPDRKKTQFFFSNFNELKSAKAEEFLGSKPKSAFAKFCRAKYLRLVHPQMEASFLGDTKLRINMVNGGEFPDNNNLFTSFAEMAKRVWLLHCLAFSFEPEAETFQVGKGCRFSDVYMESVVNVNDDEVAISVECEPQVGFTVVPGFKIGKTVIQCQVYLSQLLQQKAQVKESVSSMKQR; encoded by the coding sequence ATGGAATCTGTTAAGCCTTCAGCCGTGACGCCACGGAAGAGTAAATTGTCTCGAACTCTTTCAAAGGTTCTTCGTGTAAAATCAATGACTGGAATTGCACAAGTTGAGGGACTGCAGAATGTTAAAGTTGACGAAGGAAATATGACACATAGTGAAGAGGATGAAGAGCTTGAGAAAAAACTGGTTGTGGAAGCTTTGGTTTCGAGAGTTTTTGCTAGCATTTCGACTATAAAAGCTTCATATGCTCAGCTACAATATGCTCAATCGCCTTATGACCCTGATGGAATTCAAGATGCTGATAAACTACTAGTCTCGGAATTGAAAACCTTATCTGAACTAAAGCAATGTTGGTTCAGAAAACAATTTCATTTTGATCCTTCGCCAGAGGGGGCGATTGTTGCAGCCGAATCAAAAGAGCTTAAGAGTGTTATAAAAACCTATAAGATAATGGGAAAGAAGTTTGAATCGCAAACACGGCTTAAAGACTCTGAGATCATGTTTCTTAAAGAGAAGTTAGACGAGGCAAATAAACAAAACAAGTCAATTGAGAAGAGGTTAAATCAAAATAGTTCATTATCTTCTCTTGATAATCTTCACATCTCAGGACTAAGTCCTACACATTTTATATCCGTTCTTCGCCACACGGTTAAATCAATCAGAAGCTTTGTCAAGTTGTTGGTGAATGAAATGAGATCTGCCGGTTGGGATATCGATGCATCAGTGAATGCTATTGTCGGAGAGAATGTTATTTATTTGAAAGAAGATCACAAGTGTTATGCAATCGAGTCTTTTGTTTGTAGGGAGATGTTCGATTCTTTCAACTTTCCTAATTACAATCTCCGTCCTACCGAGTTTCTTCCCGATAGAAAGAAAACACAGTTTTTCTTTTCGAATTTCAACGAGTTAAAATCCGCGAAAGCAGAAGAGTTTCTCGGTTCAAAACCAAAATCAGCTTTTGCAAAGTTTTGCAGGGCGAAATACTTAAGACTAGTTCACCCTCAAATGGAGGCATCGTTTTTGGGTGACACGAAGCTGAGAATCAACATGGTGAACGGAGGAGAATTTCCCGATAACAACAACTTGTTCACATCATTTGCTGAAATGGCGAAAAGGGTATGGCTGTTGCATTGCTTAGCCTTTTCTTTTGAACCTGAAGCTGAAACCTTTCAAGTAGGGAAAGGATGTAGATTCTCTGATGTTTACATGGAGAGTGTTGTGAATGTGAATGATGATGAAGTAGCAATATCAGTGGAATGTGAGCCACAAGTTGGTTTCACTGTGGTTCCAGGTTTTAAGATAGGTAAAACTGTTATACAGTGCCAAGTTTACCTCTCACAGCTATTACAGCAAAAAGCTCAAGTTAAAGAAAGTGTTAGTTCCATGAAGCAAAGGTAG